CTGAATTTCAAAGGTATTTTTCCCGTTTACCAGATAACGGTAAGAAATATAAAGACTATTGATATCATTTTTAAAACTGCCGGTTTCCAGTCGGTTTCCGTTTACAGTGACTGCCTTTACCCGGTCTGCATAGTAAGAAAAGTCCGCTTTTAATCTTAAACGGCTGTTACTGTCCTCCCATGTGGGAGTAAAGTTTGGAGCCTGCTCTACTACAGAAAGAGTACCTTTCACATCATCAAACCCGAAGGAATGAATCGTAACCTCATAAGTCCCGGCGTAATTCATGGGACCGCTGATGGCCTCCACTCCCAGTGTCACAGTTTTTCCATCTGAGGACAAGGTATTGGTTTCCTGATAATAATGGGTCTTGGTTTCACCGTAAGGAATTTCAATTTCAGTAATTGAACGGTACCAGGATTCATTTTCCTCACTTAGCTGTATGACCGCACTCTTTCCTTTCAATGAAGGGGCAATGGTCAGCTCAGGCGGATTGGTATTATCCGTTTTTCCTGTTAACAGCTCAACTTTTGTTCCGTAACCGCCTTTGTCTGTTAAATACTTCACATATCGGGGCAGTTCCTCAGCTTTTTTCCAGGTTCTTGTTTTGAGGTCTTTCGCCTCTGTGCTCAGGGTCAGGTTCTCATTTAACGCAATCAATTTCTCCGAGGACTCCCATTTAGACAGAAACGCCTCTACAGACGAGGTTTCAATTTCCAGACTGTCTGCAATGATATTATTGGCTGCCAAATCAAACAATACGGCGATTGTGGCCGTTTCTTCCTTTCCCTCCAGGCTCGCAGGCGGTGCGGCTGTCGCACTTGCTACCGCATCCGAAGCAAACCTCATAAGGCCGGTTGTTGTCCGGTTATCTTCCTCTATCAGGATATAGCTTTTTTCCACTTTCGGGCTTGGACTCTGCACGTTTGCCAGCGCTTGGACCTCTGAGGTATCTACCGTAGTTGCGGTGGGCTTTATGAAGAGGTCATCACCCTGCCGGATAAATTTCACGTACTGGGTCAGAGGAATGGTTGCCTTTGTAAGTATCACATATGGAATATCTGATGGAAGGGAAAGATCTGCTTCCATAAGCTCTTTCTCCGCCACAGCGCTCTTTCCCCGCTCTCCCAGCGTAATCACAGATACTGTCCATTTCCCGGAGGTTATGGCCAGTGTATGGGTATTTTCATCCGGCAAAGGTATTTTTACAATCCTGCCTGAGGATGTCACAGGAGTAACGGAGGATGTGGCGTCTTTTCCTGCTATGGAATAACGGAATTTTTCCGTACCTCCTGCCTGATCGGAAAACGATATGACTGCATACGGAAGCCCCATAACAGATACGATTCCAGTTTGTTCCAGGATAACAGGACTTTTGTTTTCCCAGGGATTTTCGCCGCCCTCGGTTCCATTATTTCCGGGATTCTCATTTCCTCCTCCAGGTTGATTATTTCCTTCTCCCGGCTGGTTGTTTCCGTTCTCCCCTGTATTGTTATTACGTGAGGTTTTGTCATCTGAACTGCTGTCATCGTGGTTATTCCGCGATGAACCGCCGTTCCATGCCCCGCTGCCGTCCACATAGTATCCATCGGGCGTGTAACCATTTACGATTGCCTCCCCCGACTTCTTGTCAAGATAATACCACTTCCCATTGATCTCTTTCCAGCCGGAAGCCATGGAACCGTCCGAGTCCAGGTAATACCACTTCCCATTGATCTCCTTCCAGCCGGAAGCCATGGAACCATCTGACTCCAGGTAATACCACTTCTGGTCCGTGTCCTGGTACCATCCAGTTCTCATGATTCCGTTCTCATCAAAATGATACCATTTGCCGTCATCTGTTTTCAGCCACGAATTCCTCTGCTCCCGGCCATCCTCCAGAATATAGCACCACCGGTCTTCATTTTGCCTCCACTCCCCCGCAAACGGCTGGATAGTAAATACCAGGTTCATGGCAGTCAGAACCGCCAGTAATTTAACCTTATTTCTATTTCTCATATATTCCTCCTTGCATATAATCGAGGTTAGTTATGACTAACCAGCGTATTATAAAATATTCCCAATCATTGGGCAAGCGGCTAAACGAGAAAAATCTTCAACTGGTGTCCAGTGATAATTTATCACCATTAAAAAAAGCAGGAAAACAACTAAGCGGTTTTCCTGCCTGAAAATTTACTTTACCCTTTAATTCCTGTGGAAGCAATTCCTTCCACCAAATATTTCTGCATGGTTAAGAAAATTATAAAAATAGGAATCAGGGAAAAGGTTGCCATTGCAAACATTGCGCCCCAGTCAGAACCGGCTGTTGGATCAGAAAACATTTTAAGCGCATAGCTGACCGGATATTTCAGAGGGTCGCTTAAGAAAAGGAGGGCCGTCATGAAATCATCCCATCTCCACATAAAGGAGAAGATGGCACTGGTCACCAGAGAAGGCTTAACGAGAGGAAGGATGATCCTTATGAATATGGAGTATATGGTGCATCCATCCATTCTGGCAGCCTCATCTAAATCAATGGGGATTCCCTTTATGAACTGCACATTTAAGAAAATGAAAAAGCCCTGGCCAAAAAACTGAGGTACAATGATGGGAAGATAGCTTCCCACCCATCCCATTTTGTTAAAAATGATATACTGGGGAATCATAATGATCTGGAACGGAAGCATCATGGCAAGCAGCATACATGCGAACCAGAAATTTTTAAACTTGAAATCAATACGGGCAAATCCATAGCCTACAATGGCGGAAGAAACGACCGCCCCAACAGTGGAAAGACCTGCAATGATAAAGGAATTTTTAAAAAATGTGCCAAAACGGTAGCCGGCAAACCCCTGCCAGCCTATGCGATAGTTCTCAAGGGAAAATTTATCAGGCAGCAGTTTGGCAGCAGTCCGGAATATTTCATTGGAGTTCTTAAAGGAACTCATCACCATCCACACAAGGGGATATATCATAACACATGCCAGCAGAAAGGTGAACACATGATAAACCACTGTAGCGGCTATTCTTCTTTCTTTGTATCCTGTTTTCATATTTTGTCTCCTAATAAATCAAACGGATATGCTTGCATATCCAGTTGATACCCGATAAAACGGGGCACGCTGTTCATAAACTCAAGGTTGAAAGGCGTTTTTCTTTCAACCTTGTCACCCTTCTGATTCATAATATACCCATTTCTTCTGTGTCTTGAAAAGTACAAAGGTCAAAAGCCCAACAACGAACACCATGAACCATGCCATTGCACAGCCGTAGCCCAGCTTATTATACGTAAAGGAATTCTGGTACATGTATACTGTATAAAACAGTGTGGTATCCCTGGGTTTTCCCTGGGTAATAATATAGCTTTGGGTAAATGCCATGAAGCCGTTGATCAGCTGGTTAATGAGGTTAAAGAAAATCGTCGGTGTCAGCATTGGAATCGTGATCTTAAAGAAACGCTGAAAACTATTTGCACCATCTACGGTAGCCGCCTCATAAAGACTTATGGGAATCTGCTTTAAACCGGATAAAAATATGAGCATGGAAGAACCGAACTGCCAGACAGCAAGGATAATCAGGGTCCAGATCGCGGTATCCGCTCTTCCCAGCCATGCAATGTCGGAGGGCAGACCAACGATCTTTAAAATTGCATTAATCACACCGTCACTGGCAAACAGCCGCTTCCAGAGAATGGCAACAGCCACACTGGAGCCAATGATAGAAGGAAGATAATAAACAGCTCTGTAAAAACCGGACAATCTGGTGCTTTTCACAAGCAGCATGGCTACAAGTAAAGCCATGAGAAGCCGGAGGGGAACCGAAAACAGAACATAGTACATGGTCACGCCAAATACTTTCCAGAATTTTGGATCCGCTGTAAACATGGTTTTGTAATTTTCCAGACCTATAAAAACCGGCGATTTTAAAATATTGTATCTGGTAAACGAAAACCCTAAAGAAAAAATCATCGGAACGGCCAGAAAGGCAAGAAAGCCTATGATGAAGGGCAGGATAAATACATATCCTGCAACCTTCGGTGTGTTCATTACCTGGGAA
The nucleotide sequence above comes from Lacrimispora sp. BS-2. Encoded proteins:
- a CDS encoding carbohydrate ABC transporter permease, which encodes MKTGYKERRIAATVVYHVFTFLLACVMIYPLVWMVMSSFKNSNEIFRTAAKLLPDKFSLENYRIGWQGFAGYRFGTFFKNSFIIAGLSTVGAVVSSAIVGYGFARIDFKFKNFWFACMLLAMMLPFQIIMIPQYIIFNKMGWVGSYLPIIVPQFFGQGFFIFLNVQFIKGIPIDLDEAARMDGCTIYSIFIRIILPLVKPSLVTSAIFSFMWRWDDFMTALLFLSDPLKYPVSYALKMFSDPTAGSDWGAMFAMATFSLIPIFIIFLTMQKYLVEGIASTGIKG
- a CDS encoding sugar ABC transporter permease, which encodes MIPKRKKSFSQVMNTPKVAGYVFILPFIIGFLAFLAVPMIFSLGFSFTRYNILKSPVFIGLENYKTMFTADPKFWKVFGVTMYYVLFSVPLRLLMALLVAMLLVKSTRLSGFYRAVYYLPSIIGSSVAVAILWKRLFASDGVINAILKIVGLPSDIAWLGRADTAIWTLIILAVWQFGSSMLIFLSGLKQIPISLYEAATVDGANSFQRFFKITIPMLTPTIFFNLINQLINGFMAFTQSYIITQGKPRDTTLFYTVYMYQNSFTYNKLGYGCAMAWFMVFVVGLLTFVLFKTQKKWVYYESEG